One Kribbella sp. NBC_00662 genomic region harbors:
- a CDS encoding molybdopterin-dependent oxidoreductase, translated as MKLPTPPTEKSFPSSLHHPRVATVIGRWLGVAVVICFLTGLFSHFQQDTPSWLHIPARPATLYRVTQGLHVLSGTVAVPLLLAKLWTVYPKLFAKLPWPPSRKAVETMLERASILVLVSAMALELFTGFLNTLQWYPWPFPFRQTHYALAWIIIGALLVHIAVKLPLIRANWRRVAELIPNSLPPAISGLTRRGLFRTVAGAAAVVGITSVGQSVPALGPVAVLAPRKPNVGPQGLPVNRTAEAAGVTGIGPDWRFTVVGPRSLALSLDELQQLPQSRSALPIACVEGWSQGGRWEGVRIRDLLELCGAPAHSRVRVVSMEKGGFYATSELPEQFAADPLTLLALRLNGSELALDHGFPARIIAPNRPGVLQTKWVHRLEVIA; from the coding sequence ATGAAGCTGCCGACGCCGCCGACCGAGAAGTCGTTCCCGTCGTCCCTGCACCACCCGCGGGTGGCAACGGTCATCGGCCGTTGGCTGGGCGTCGCGGTCGTGATCTGCTTCCTGACCGGGCTGTTCAGCCACTTCCAGCAAGACACCCCGAGCTGGCTGCACATCCCGGCCCGTCCGGCCACGCTGTACCGGGTGACACAGGGCCTGCACGTACTGAGCGGGACCGTCGCCGTCCCGTTGCTGCTGGCAAAGTTGTGGACGGTCTACCCGAAGCTGTTCGCGAAGCTCCCGTGGCCGCCCAGCCGCAAGGCCGTCGAGACGATGCTCGAGCGGGCGTCGATCCTCGTCCTGGTGTCGGCCATGGCGCTCGAACTCTTCACCGGGTTCCTCAACACCCTGCAGTGGTACCCATGGCCGTTTCCTTTCCGGCAAACGCACTACGCCCTCGCCTGGATCATCATCGGCGCGCTCCTGGTCCACATCGCCGTCAAGCTCCCCCTGATCCGCGCCAACTGGCGACGCGTCGCCGAGCTGATCCCAAACTCCTTGCCCCCAGCAATCTCCGGCCTCACCCGCCGCGGCCTGTTCCGAACAGTCGCCGGCGCCGCCGCGGTGGTAGGCATCACCTCGGTCGGCCAGTCAGTGCCTGCGCTCGGCCCGGTCGCCGTACTCGCGCCACGCAAGCCGAACGTCGGCCCTCAAGGACTCCCGGTCAACCGTACGGCGGAAGCGGCCGGCGTGACCGGCATCGGGCCGGACTGGCGGTTCACCGTCGTCGGACCGCGATCGCTCGCACTCAGCCTCGACGAACTGCAGCAGCTCCCGCAGAGCCGGTCGGCGTTGCCGATCGCATGTGTCGAGGGCTGGAGCCAAGGCGGCCGATGGGAGGGCGTGCGGATCCGCGACCTGCTCGAGCTGTGCGGCGCGCCGGCGCACTCGCGGGTGCGGGTGGTGTCGATGGAGAAGGGCGGGTTCTACGCGACCAGTGAGCTCCCGGAGCAGTTCGCTGCTGATCCGCTGACGCTGCTCGCGCTGCGGCTGAACGGCAGTGAACTCGCGCTGGACCACGGATTCCCGGCGCGGATCATCGCGCCCAACCGGCCCGGAGTACTCCAAACCAAGTGGGTCCATCGGCTGGAGGTCATCGCGTGA